In the Perca flavescens isolate YP-PL-M2 chromosome 20, PFLA_1.0, whole genome shotgun sequence genome, one interval contains:
- the fam98b gene encoding protein FAM98B has product MKRKRKKKLTDSAMECDILDSLEQLGYDGPLLDEKALLGAAESGLSSPEYVNLCRWLTSTLKPLCDLEESITSGPDDMDSLQVEMSGLLKELHCPYDELVSGIIKGSVRNTKDHLKFVLFLSSELQAAQIVRSRGVSKKHKKNPVCHELLAICQTLNLPEPRGQDAAGVFSQVRDKVDNVLKDLPNEAIENPVLKKSLCSEQWEKLHSINTALSSEYECRRRMLIKRLDVTVQSFGWSDRAKVRVDSMARAYQPLRHSLRPQSTVDMAKLLAAREDLCNVVKTSSGSSRENTACAVNKILMGRVPDRGGRPSEIEAPPPEMPPWQKRQDGGGGGWGGRGGGGGGGWRGGGWNQGGHGGHGGKRGRYQY; this is encoded by the exons atgaaaagaaaaaggaaaaaaaaactcacggATTCAGCGATGGAGTGCGACATTTTGGACTCGTTAGAGCAGCTTGG CTATGATGGTCCTCTGCTGGATGAGAAGGCGCTGCTCGGAGCCGCGGAGAGTGGCCTGTCCTCTCCCGAGTATGTGAACCTGTGCAGGTGGCTAACATCCACGTTAAAGCCGCTGTGTGATCTGGAGGAGAGCATTACTTCCGGTCCAG ACGACATGGACAGCCTTCAGGTGGAGATGAGCGGTTTGCTTAAAGAGCTGCACTGTCCTTATGACGAACTGGTTTCAGGGATCATCAAGGGCAGTGTGCGAAATACAAAAGATCATCTcaagtttgtct TGTTTCTAAGCTCCGAGCTCCAGGCAGCACAGATTGTGAGGAGCAGAGGAGTttccaaaaaacacaaaaagaatcCGGTGTGTCATGAGCTCCTGGCAATCTGTCAAACACTGAACCTACCAGAGCCCAGAGGACAGGACGCAGCAGGAGTTTTCTCTCAAGTCCGAGACAAG GTTGATAACGTACTTAAAGATCTTCCAAATGAAGCCATTGAAAACCCAGTGCTAAAGAAGTCTCTATGCAGTGAACAATGG GAGAAGTTGCACAGCATTAACACAGCTCTGTCTTCAGAGTACGAGTGTCGGCGCAGGATGCTGATCAAGCGGCTGGATGTCACAGTTCAGTCATTTGGGTGGTCGGACAGAGCCAAG GTAAGGGTGGACAGCATGGCGAGGGCCTACCAGCCTCTGAGACACTCTCTGAGGCCACAGTCCACCGTTGACATGGCCAAGCTGCTGGCTGCCAGAGAAGACCTCTGCAACGTGGTGAAGACCAGCAGCGGCTCCAGCAGGGAGAATACGGCTTGTGCTGTCAACAAG ATCCTGATGGGGAGAGTCCCGGATAGAGGAGGACGTCCCTCCGAGATAGAAGCCCCACCTCCTGAGATGCCACCCTGGCAAAAAAGACaagatggaggaggtggtggctgGGGAGGCCGcggtggaggtggaggaggaggttgGAGAGGAGGGGGATGgaaccaaggaggacatggtGGACATGGAGGAAAGAGAGGGCGGTACCAGTATTAA